One window of the Leishmania mexicana MHOM/GT/2001/U1103 complete genome, chromosome 11 genome contains the following:
- a CDS encoding putative ABC transporter, whose product MDSIISCDNIHKTYLLGVEGVPALRGVDVDINPGELLVVYGTSGGGKSTLLNVLGTIDTPTKGNMFLFGKRVTDQTPDSELAALRCKRIGFVFQSFNLISTMDALGNVSLPMMIKGSLSASEIKKRATVLLEEVGLGHRLHHFPSMLSGGEQQRVTIARALANEPQILFLDEPTGDLDTKNTLIIMNILLRLNRERGLTMVMVTHDVYMKQYAHRVIYIRDGKVSTTETVHSSVRQRAWNELQESLRKTDTGTEEQKTSTTEQRTPQDYATFSAQGPLNLDEDPEMQQVVDVLFGPQQARV is encoded by the coding sequence ATGGACTCCATCATATCCTGCGATAACATTCACAAGACGTACCTCCTCGGTGTCGAGGGTGTACCAGCGCTGCGTGGCGTGGATGTGGACATCAACCCTGGCGAACTTCTCGTGGTGTACGGCACGAGCGGCGGTGGTAAGAGCACGCTCCTCAACGTTCTCGGTACAATCGACACCCCGACAAAGGGAAATATGTTCCTTTTCGGAAAACGCGTGACAGATCAAACGCCGGACTCAGAGCTagcagcgctgcgctgcaaGCGCATTGGGTTTGTGTTTCAGTCGTTCAACCTCATCTCCACCATGGATGCACTGGGCAACGTGTCGCTGCCGATGATGATCAAAGGTTCGCTATCCGCATCAGAGATCAAAAAGCGTGCCACGGTACTCCTCGAGGAGGTTGGTCTCGGGCATAGGTTGCACCACTTTCCATCCATGCTCTCTGGtggggagcagcagcgcgtgacGATTGCCCGGGCTCTTGCCAATGAGCCGCAGATCTTGTTTCTCGATGAGCCCACAGGTGACCTGGACACCAAGAACACTCTCATCATCATGAACATTCTTCTGCGGCTGAACCGTGAGCGTGGTCTCacgatggtgatggtgactCACGATGTGTACATGAAGCAGTACGCCCACCGCGTCATTTACATCCGCGATGGCAAGGTGAGCACCACCGAAACCGTCCACAGTAGTGTTCGCCAGCGAGCTTGGAATGAGCTGCAGGAATCCCTGCGCAAGACAGACACCGGGACAGAGGAACAGAAGACATCTACCACCGAGCAGCGCACCCCTCAGGACTACGCCACATTCTCGGCACAAGGTCCGCTGAATCTGGATGAGGACCCAGAAATGCAGCAGGTGGTCGATGTGCTTTTCGGGCCTCAGCAGGCCCGAGTCTAA